The proteins below are encoded in one region of Paralysiella testudinis:
- a CDS encoding restriction endonuclease subunit S: MKQLPNGWGNTVLSQIMDFKNGLNFTKSNNGEAIKIVGVGDFKDLTELKSTENLDIVYVDNTIKNEELLKNGDLLLVRSNGNKELIGRCLFFPIVEERLSFSGFTIRGRVVNKGADAQFISNFMQSKILKQQIQKNSGGTNISNLSQEILNSINIMLPPLPEQTKIAQILGTWDKAIRTTEQLIANSEQQKQALMQQLLTGKKRLLNDDGERFCGEWDEAHLNNLLSEVRLRNQNENIQRVLSVTNHSGFVLPEEQFSKRVASENVSNYKVVKQGQFAYNPSRLNVGSFARLDKFSDGILSPMYVVFSVQSNLLDSDFFLHWMQSHEVNQRIKNSTQGSVRESVGFDAFCSFPFRLPIMEEQQKIAAVLTAADNETETLKQTLCRLKTEKQALMQQLLTGKLRVQVKAA, encoded by the coding sequence ATGAAGCAATTGCCGAATGGGTGGGGAAATACCGTACTTAGCCAAATTATGGATTTTAAAAATGGTTTAAATTTTACAAAATCTAATAATGGTGAAGCAATTAAAATTGTAGGCGTAGGGGATTTCAAGGATTTAACTGAATTAAAATCAACTGAAAATCTAGATATAGTTTATGTTGATAATACTATTAAAAATGAAGAACTATTAAAAAATGGTGATTTATTACTTGTTCGCTCGAATGGAAATAAAGAACTTATAGGGCGCTGCTTATTTTTTCCAATTGTAGAAGAACGATTATCTTTTTCTGGATTTACCATCCGAGGACGAGTGGTTAATAAAGGTGCAGATGCGCAATTTATTTCTAATTTTATGCAATCTAAAATTCTAAAGCAGCAAATTCAAAAAAATAGTGGTGGTACAAATATTTCCAATCTTAGCCAAGAAATTTTAAATAGCATTAATATAATGTTACCCCCACTCCCCGAACAAACCAAAATCGCCCAAATCCTCGGCACTTGGGACAAGGCCATTCGCACCACCGAACAGCTTATTGCCAACAGCGAACAACAAAAACAAGCCTTGATGCAGCAGTTGTTGACAGGTAAAAAGCGGTTGTTAAATGATGATGGTGAGCGGTTTTGTGGGGAGTGGGATGAAGCACATTTGAATAATTTATTGAGCGAGGTAAGATTAAGAAATCAAAATGAGAATATCCAAAGGGTTTTAAGCGTTACCAACCATAGTGGCTTTGTTTTACCTGAGGAACAATTTTCAAAAAGGGTTGCCAGCGAAAATGTGTCCAATTACAAAGTCGTAAAGCAAGGGCAGTTTGCCTACAACCCATCACGATTGAATGTGGGTTCATTTGCACGATTGGATAAATTTTCAGACGGCATATTAAGCCCTATGTACGTTGTATTTTCTGTTCAATCAAATTTATTGGATAGTGATTTTTTCCTGCACTGGATGCAATCTCACGAAGTAAACCAGCGGATTAAAAACAGTACGCAAGGCTCAGTAAGAGAATCAGTTGGATTTGATGCTTTCTGTTCTTTTCCGTTTAGACTTCCAATAATGGAAGAACAACAAAAAATCGCCGCCGTATTAACCGCCGCCGATAATGAAACTGAAACCCTCAAACAAACCCTATGCCGTCTGAAAACCGAAAAACAAGCCCTGATGCAGCAGCTTTTGACGGGGAAGTTGCGTGTACAGGTAAAGGCTGCCTGA
- a CDS encoding DUF3800 domain-containing protein gives MKFEVYCDENYPDLFNSAKPHADFMMIGSLWLPESLRSDIKQRILELRQKHNIWGEIKWRKVDKRALPFYMALLDLFMGYKDSVRFRCIAVSRHQFKSDWHNGDNELGFYKFYYQLLHHWILDFNEYRIFCDVKQNRDLKRLDVLKQCLANSNISANIRQIQSLPSSEVVLIQLCDLLLGMASARMNRTLRPQSAKEELVLSLEGWLNKEIGMTHRDEKKFNVFRINLQGGW, from the coding sequence ATGAAATTCGAAGTGTATTGCGATGAAAACTACCCCGATTTGTTTAATTCCGCCAAGCCCCATGCCGATTTTATGATGATAGGCAGTTTGTGGCTGCCTGAATCACTTAGGAGCGACATCAAGCAACGAATTTTGGAATTGCGTCAAAAGCATAATATTTGGGGCGAAATCAAGTGGCGCAAGGTGGATAAGCGTGCATTGCCCTTTTATATGGCTTTGCTTGATTTGTTTATGGGCTATAAAGACAGTGTTCGGTTTCGCTGTATTGCCGTGAGTCGCCATCAGTTTAAAAGCGATTGGCACAACGGCGATAATGAGCTGGGATTTTATAAGTTTTATTATCAGTTGCTGCATCATTGGATTTTAGATTTTAATGAATACCGTATTTTTTGTGATGTAAAGCAAAACAGGGATTTGAAACGTTTGGATGTCCTCAAGCAATGTTTGGCTAACAGCAATATTTCGGCAAATATCCGGCAAATTCAGTCTTTGCCGTCTTCTGAAGTGGTGTTGATTCAGCTTTGTGATTTGCTTTTGGGTATGGCTTCTGCCCGAATGAACCGCACTTTGCGCCCCCAAAGTGCCAAAGAGGAATTGGTATTGTCATTAGAGGGGTGGCTGAATAAGGAAATCGGCATGACACATCGTGATGAGAAGAAATTCAATGTGTTTCGGATTAATCTGCAAGGAGGCTGGTGA
- a CDS encoding type I restriction endonuclease subunit R: MHHPTPKFQEEYSAKIPALLLLANLGWRYLPPSEALALRDGDKSAVVLGDVLREQLAKRRFVFEGESYPLSERAMDDLVGQIGTPQLGEGLLLANERIYNHLLYGISVTEFVGGKKANPTIALIDWENPDNNSFAFTEEFSVACSNNVDCRRPDIVCFVNGIPLAVIEAKRPNGSKGATVEEGISQCLRNQRPSEIPHLFAYSQLLLSVNGIDARYGTCGTAAKFWAAWREEVFGEPEMAAIKNQQPSETTLAAIFTDRQGAFAWYRQWSAQTLALNGQDRLMIGLLTKTRLLEMVRFFMLFDKKADKIAARYQQVFAIKRLLAHLTRAKPDGSRESGVIWHTTGSGKSFTMVFLSKALILHDALKRCRLLVVTDRVDLENQLSATFMSGGELVGKRDKTQAMATSGKRLAEQIGRGNERIMFTLVQKFNSAIRLPECFNDSADLIVLVDEGHRSQGGENHIYMKQVLPNAAFVAFTGTPLLKDDKTAHKFGSIIHAYTMQRAVEDATVTPLLYEERIPDLDVNERAIDSWFERITESLTEKQQSDLKRRFAQKQGVYGADDRIHLIALDIAHHFSKHIAAPLKGQLACDSKASAIRYKRYLDEAGLFESAVVISAPDSREGNSGVDESQSDEVVQWWVNNVGKQDEQNYSKNLIARFADENDPLKLLIVVDKLLTGFDEPKNAVLYIDKPLKQHNLIQAIARVNRLHPAKKFGLLMDYRGILKELDTTIAQYQDLAARTQGGYDIADIDGLYHPMSHEYKKLPALYDALWAIFTGVDNKHDIEQLRQVLVPKMQDQHGEWVDARLKTREDFYEALTAFSGCLKVALQSASFFADSAFSEADRRHYKETRQQFGYLRQLARQDAGETVDFGEYAEPIKKLLDKHVVGVAVKEPQGVYEVGRMGQAEHPEKWSKEKTRNETDIIKTRITRSIEQYLRDDPYAQEAFSRLLKEVIAQAEQLFDYELKQYWLFQEFEQQVKARRLNDIPDVFGGNFHAQAYYGVFKQTLPECFAGSVETEKWVKLAFEIDSDVQQSVTEHSINLHNLETDIRKKLLPKLFAVCKVESGGMEQAKKMVESVVQIVRVGVR, translated from the coding sequence ATGCACCACCCCACCCCAAAATTCCAAGAAGAATACAGTGCCAAAATCCCTGCCCTGCTGTTGCTTGCTAACCTCGGCTGGCGCTATCTGCCGCCATCTGAAGCCTTGGCGTTACGGGACGGGGATAAAAGTGCGGTGGTGTTGGGGGACGTTTTGCGTGAGCAGTTGGCGAAGCGGCGTTTTGTGTTTGAGGGCGAGTCTTATCCTTTATCCGAACGGGCGATGGATGATTTGGTGGGGCAAATCGGCACGCCGCAATTGGGCGAGGGGCTGCTGCTTGCCAATGAGCGGATTTACAACCATTTGCTCTACGGTATTTCGGTAACGGAATTTGTGGGCGGTAAAAAGGCGAACCCTACCATTGCTTTGATTGATTGGGAAAATCCCGACAACAACAGTTTTGCGTTTACCGAAGAGTTTAGCGTGGCGTGCAGCAACAATGTGGATTGCAGACGGCCTGATATAGTGTGTTTTGTCAATGGGATTCCGTTGGCGGTGATCGAGGCCAAACGCCCGAACGGCAGCAAGGGGGCGACGGTGGAAGAAGGGATTTCGCAGTGTTTGCGCAATCAAAGGCCGTCTGAAATACCGCACTTGTTTGCCTACAGCCAATTATTGTTGTCGGTAAACGGAATAGACGCTCGTTACGGCACGTGCGGCACGGCAGCGAAGTTTTGGGCGGCGTGGCGGGAAGAGGTGTTTGGTGAGCCAGAAATGGCGGCAATTAAAAATCAGCAGCCGTCTGAAACCACTCTTGCGGCAATCTTTACCGACCGCCAAGGTGCGTTTGCGTGGTATCGGCAATGGTCGGCGCAAACGCTGGCATTAAACGGGCAAGACCGCCTGATGATTGGCTTGCTCACCAAAACCCGTCTGCTGGAGATGGTGCGGTTTTTTATGCTGTTTGACAAAAAAGCGGACAAGATTGCGGCACGTTATCAGCAGGTGTTTGCGATTAAACGGTTGCTGGCACATCTCACCCGGGCCAAGCCGGACGGCAGTCGTGAAAGTGGTGTGATTTGGCACACCACCGGCTCGGGTAAGTCGTTTACGATGGTGTTTTTAAGCAAGGCATTGATTTTGCACGATGCGTTAAAGCGTTGCCGTTTGCTGGTGGTAACAGACCGTGTGGATTTGGAAAACCAGCTTTCGGCCACCTTTATGAGCGGCGGTGAACTGGTGGGCAAGCGGGATAAGACGCAGGCGATGGCAACCTCGGGCAAACGGCTGGCGGAACAAATCGGGAGGGGTAATGAGCGGATTATGTTTACGCTGGTGCAGAAGTTCAATAGTGCCATCAGGCTGCCTGAATGTTTTAACGACAGTGCTGATTTGATTGTGCTGGTGGATGAAGGGCATCGCAGCCAGGGCGGTGAAAACCATATTTATATGAAGCAGGTGCTGCCCAATGCCGCGTTTGTGGCGTTTACCGGCACGCCATTGTTAAAAGACGACAAAACCGCGCATAAATTTGGCTCGATTATTCACGCCTACACCATGCAAAGAGCGGTGGAAGATGCCACCGTGACCCCGCTTTTATATGAAGAACGCATTCCTGATTTGGATGTAAACGAGCGGGCGATAGACAGCTGGTTTGAACGGATTACCGAAAGTTTGACCGAAAAACAGCAAAGCGATTTGAAACGCCGCTTTGCCCAAAAACAGGGCGTATATGGTGCAGACGACCGCATTCATCTGATTGCGCTGGATATTGCCCACCATTTCAGCAAACATATTGCCGCCCCGCTCAAAGGGCAATTGGCGTGCGACAGCAAGGCTTCGGCTATCCGCTACAAGCGCTATCTTGATGAAGCGGGATTATTTGAATCGGCGGTGGTAATCAGCGCGCCCGATAGCCGTGAAGGCAACAGCGGTGTGGACGAATCGCAAAGCGATGAAGTGGTGCAATGGTGGGTAAATAATGTCGGCAAACAAGACGAGCAAAATTACAGCAAAAACCTGATCGCCCGTTTTGCCGATGAAAACGATCCGCTTAAATTACTGATTGTGGTGGATAAATTATTAACGGGCTTTGATGAGCCGAAAAATGCGGTGCTGTATATCGACAAACCGTTAAAGCAGCACAATTTAATCCAAGCCATCGCACGGGTAAACCGCCTGCATCCGGCTAAAAAATTCGGGCTGCTGATGGATTACCGGGGCATTTTAAAGGAGCTGGACACCACCATTGCCCAATATCAGGATCTGGCCGCCCGCACTCAGGGCGGCTACGATATTGCTGACATCGACGGGCTGTATCACCCGATGAGCCATGAATACAAAAAGCTGCCTGCTTTATACGATGCCTTGTGGGCGATTTTTACGGGCGTGGACAATAAACACGATATTGAGCAGCTGCGGCAGGTTCTGGTGCCGAAAATGCAGGATCAGCATGGCGAATGGGTGGATGCCCGTCTGAAAACACGGGAAGATTTTTACGAAGCCTTAACCGCTTTTTCAGGCTGCCTGAAAGTGGCACTGCAATCGGCCTCGTTTTTTGCCGACAGCGCCTTTAGCGAAGCCGATCGCCGTCATTATAAGGAAACACGGCAACAATTCGGCTATTTGCGCCAACTGGCACGGCAAGATGCGGGTGAAACCGTGGATTTCGGTGAATATGCCGAGCCGATTAAAAAGCTGCTGGACAAACACGTGGTGGGCGTGGCGGTGAAAGAACCGCAAGGCGTGTATGAAGTCGGCAGAATGGGGCAAGCCGAGCATCCCGAAAAATGGAGCAAAGAGAAAACCCGCAACGAAACCGATATCATCAAAACCCGCATCACCCGCAGCATCGAGCAATATTTGCGAGATGACCCCTATGCCCAAGAAGCCTTTTCACGACTGCTCAAAGAAGTGATTGCTCAGGCCGAACAACTGTTTGATTATGAGCTGAAACAATATTGGCTGTTTCAGGAATTCGAGCAGCAAGTCAAAGCACGCCGTCTGAACGATATTCCCGATGTTTTCGGCGGTAATTTCCACGCCCAAGCCTATTACGGCGTATTCAAACAAACGCTGCCTGAATGCTTTGCAGGCAGCGTAGAAACCGAAAAATGGGTGAAGCTGGCGTTTGAAATCGATAGCGATGTGCAGCAATCCGTTACCGAGCATTCCATCAATCTGCACAATCTCGAAACCGATATCCGCAAAAAACTGCTGCCCAAACTGTTTGCCGTCTGCAAGGTTGAAAGCGGCGGTATGGAGCAGGCGAAAAAAATGGTGGAAAGCGTGGTGCAGATTGTGCGGGTGGGTGTGAGATGA
- a CDS encoding M48 family metallopeptidase, translating into MMEKALPSEALYFYYGNEKISFTLNAGSSLTDKIRITVKPCGSVAVSAPLQAGNDAVLSAIKKRARWIYRQQQSFLAQNSAIAPRLYISGESHFYLGKRYLLKVVETADERQGVKLLRGRLQVSVRQKDSEKVQALLNEWYKTRAKEVFAMRLETLLVQTFWINQAPPIRLQTMQTQWGNCSPQGRLTLNPNLIKAPRECIDYVILHELCHLAEHNHSPRFYRLMAQVLPGWQSVKHRLDNMAAQILASH; encoded by the coding sequence ATGATGGAAAAAGCCCTGCCGTCTGAAGCCCTGTATTTCTACTACGGTAATGAAAAAATCTCGTTCACACTCAATGCAGGCTCAAGTCTCACCGACAAAATCCGCATCACCGTCAAACCGTGTGGCAGCGTGGCCGTATCTGCCCCTTTGCAGGCAGGTAATGATGCCGTGCTGTCGGCAATCAAAAAGCGCGCCCGCTGGATATATCGCCAACAGCAATCTTTTCTGGCGCAAAACTCAGCCATTGCTCCGCGCCTTTATATCAGCGGTGAAAGCCATTTTTATCTGGGCAAACGCTATCTACTTAAAGTGGTGGAAACGGCGGATGAGCGGCAAGGTGTGAAGCTGTTGCGCGGGCGGTTGCAGGTGTCGGTGCGGCAGAAAGACAGTGAAAAAGTGCAGGCACTATTAAATGAATGGTACAAAACCCGCGCCAAAGAAGTGTTTGCCATGCGGCTGGAAACATTGTTGGTGCAAACCTTTTGGATAAACCAAGCGCCGCCCATCCGCCTGCAAACCATGCAAACCCAATGGGGTAATTGCTCGCCCCAAGGCAGGTTGACCTTGAACCCGAATTTAATCAAAGCCCCGCGCGAATGTATTGATTATGTGATTTTGCACGAGCTGTGCCACTTGGCGGAGCACAACCACAGCCCCCGCTTTTACCGCCTGATGGCGCAGGTATTGCCCGGATGGCAATCCGTCAAACACCGGCTGGACAATATGGCGGCGCAAATTTTAGCATCGCATTAA
- a CDS encoding Fic family protein, translating to MRAVSQTGDWNNWCIFFLQAVQWQAVHNLTIAQNIYALYEEMKTVFTETLSSKHSLAVLNFVFTHPVFRNSRLAAFLLGRHAGVNAMLKFAPPYCPAGV from the coding sequence ATGCGGGCAGTTTCACAAACGGGCGATTGGAACAATTGGTGTATCTTCTTTTTACAAGCGGTGCAATGGCAAGCGGTACACAACCTGACCATCGCCCAAAATATCTATGCGCTATATGAAGAAATGAAAACCGTGTTTACCGAAACGCTATCCTCTAAACATTCATTGGCGGTGCTGAATTTTGTATTCACCCATCCCGTTTTCCGCAACAGCCGCCTTGCCGCTTTTCTTCTCGGCCGGCATGCCGGCGTTAATGCGATGCTAAAATTTGCGCCGCCATATTGTCCAGCCGGTGTTTGA